In the Flagellimonas sp. HMM57 genome, one interval contains:
- the ruvX gene encoding Holliday junction resolvase RuvX, producing MARIVALDYGRVRTGIAVTDELQLIASGLTTVETKDLIPFLADYLKHEVVEVFVVGLPKQMDNTPSESEELIQVFLNKLSARFPKVKVERQDERFTSKMAFQSMLDSGMKKKKRQNKALVDEISATLILQAYLNRI from the coding sequence TTGGCCAGAATCGTTGCTTTGGATTATGGAAGGGTTAGGACGGGTATAGCGGTCACTGATGAACTTCAGTTGATCGCTTCAGGTTTGACTACTGTTGAAACCAAAGATTTAATTCCATTTCTTGCAGATTATTTGAAACATGAAGTCGTTGAAGTTTTCGTAGTAGGATTACCTAAACAAATGGACAATACACCCTCCGAATCCGAAGAACTTATCCAGGTCTTTTTGAACAAATTGTCGGCAAGATTCCCAAAAGTAAAAGTGGAACGGCAAGATGAGCGGTTTACTTCTAAAATGGCATTTCAGTCCATGCTGGATAGCGGAATGAAAAAGAAGAAGCGTCAAAATAAGGCCTTAGTCGATGAAATAAGTGCAACGCTGATATTACAAGCGTATCTAAACAGAATTTAA
- a CDS encoding 2,3,4,5-tetrahydropyridine-2,6-dicarboxylate N-succinyltransferase — protein MDQLKSIIEKAWDDRELLKEASIQDTIREVINLIDLGMLRCAEPSDSGWQINEWVKKAVVLYFPIQQMEVLEAGIFEYHDKIPLKKGYQEKGVRVVPHAVARHGAYISKGTILMPSYVNIGAYVDEGTMVDTWATVGSCAQIGKNVHLSGGVGIGGVLEPLQAAPVIIEDNAFIGSRCIVVEGVRVEKEAVLGANVVLTASTKIIDVTAEEPIELKGRVPARSVVIPGSYTKKFAAGEYQVPCALIIGKRKESTDKKTSLNNALREHDVAV, from the coding sequence ATGGATCAATTAAAGTCAATCATAGAAAAAGCTTGGGACGATAGAGAATTGTTGAAAGAAGCTAGCATACAAGATACCATTAGAGAAGTCATAAATCTAATAGATTTAGGAATGTTGCGTTGTGCAGAACCAAGCGATTCCGGTTGGCAGATCAATGAATGGGTCAAAAAAGCTGTTGTCCTTTATTTTCCCATACAGCAAATGGAGGTTCTAGAAGCAGGTATCTTTGAGTACCATGATAAAATTCCACTAAAAAAAGGATATCAAGAAAAAGGTGTTCGTGTTGTTCCGCACGCCGTGGCAAGACATGGTGCCTACATTTCCAAAGGAACTATTTTAATGCCCAGCTATGTAAATATAGGTGCCTATGTAGATGAGGGCACTATGGTAGATACTTGGGCAACCGTAGGGAGTTGTGCGCAAATTGGGAAGAATGTACACTTAAGTGGCGGTGTAGGTATTGGTGGTGTCCTAGAACCTTTACAAGCGGCTCCCGTGATTATTGAGGACAATGCCTTTATTGGTTCCAGATGTATTGTTGTTGAAGGTGTACGTGTTGAAAAAGAAGCCGTCCTAGGCGCCAATGTCGTACTGACCGCATCAACAAAAATAATCGATGTAACAGCAGAAGAACCTATTGAACTTAAAGGTAGGGTTCCTGCAAGATCAGTGGTGATTCCAGGGAGTTATACCAAAAAATTCGCAGCAGGCGAATATCAGGTGCCATGTGCCTTGATCATTGGTAAGCGCAAAGAAAGTACAGATAAGAAAACTTCTCTCAATAATGCGTTAAGAGAACACGATGTAGCTGTTTAA
- a CDS encoding GDSL-type esterase/lipase family protein: MKAFLIALLSLFTVNAQQNFPFADEVREISKKTDSIWDADKETIVFTGSSSIRFWKDLQERFPEKQVLNTGFGGSQASDLERYLNDLVLDYNPTQVFIYEGDNDINAKKRPKAILTTLINITNRLKEKNQEMKIVLISAKPSISRWHLRGKYKRLNRRMHRYAIDTKGIYFADVWNTMLNNRRLKKDLFISDGLHMNSKGYDIWYEVIKNHIYKTNP; the protein is encoded by the coding sequence ATGAAGGCTTTCCTTATTGCACTGTTATCTCTTTTTACTGTTAATGCACAGCAAAATTTTCCATTTGCTGATGAGGTTAGGGAAATCAGCAAAAAAACGGATTCTATATGGGACGCTGACAAGGAAACCATTGTTTTTACGGGCAGTTCCAGTATTCGATTTTGGAAAGATCTTCAAGAACGATTTCCAGAGAAACAGGTATTGAATACTGGATTTGGAGGTTCTCAGGCATCTGATCTAGAACGGTATCTGAACGATTTGGTTTTGGATTATAATCCCACACAAGTTTTTATTTATGAGGGCGACAACGATATCAACGCAAAGAAAAGACCTAAGGCAATACTTACTACGCTGATCAATATTACAAATCGTCTGAAAGAAAAAAATCAGGAAATGAAAATTGTTTTGATTTCTGCTAAACCCAGCATTTCTAGATGGCACTTAAGGGGAAAATATAAACGTTTGAACAGAAGGATGCACCGATATGCCATTGACACGAAAGGTATCTATTTTGCGGATGTCTGGAACACGATGCTCAATAATAGGAGGTTAAAGAAGGACCTCTTCATTTCGGACGGACTGCATATGAACTCAAAAGGATATGATATTTGGTACGAAGTCATCAAAAATCATATTTATAAAACAAACCCCTAG
- a CDS encoding family 20 glycosylhydrolase → MLSKALLILSVVTFIAACQPQKEEINFPKTDLAVNALIPKPLKVVPTHTAFGLSKNTVILTSSANTELEEVGLFLSNKIKSKIGLDIDVNILNSEKQFEQFIYINLSDSIDLDSPESYQLYIKKDSIFLNAKTVSGAFRGVQTIRQLIPEKSNDTLTDYPLWPVPSGEIWDKPKFEYRGAMLDVARHFFSVEDVKKYMDVLAYYKYNALHLHLSDDQGWRIEVKSWPKLAQIGGKTEVGGGEGGFYTQEDYKELVKYAAERFITIIPEIDMPGHTNAASVSYPFLNGNGKKLKPYTGMRVGFSTFDTRKDTVYSFLDDVIGEIAAITPGPYFHIGGDESFVTKKRDYNYFIERVEDIVQKHGKQMIGWDEIAHAKIDSTTIAQHWKITSNAIKAFENNNKIILSPGEKAYLDMKYDSLSKHGLHWAGYIPVDVAYNWNPETYVPGLPKEAILGIEAPLWSETISTIEELEYLAFPRAIGYAELGWSTSEHLNWEDYKERLAKQLPFLDMMNIKYYPTKLVDWEK, encoded by the coding sequence ATGTTATCAAAAGCCTTGTTAATTTTAAGTGTAGTCACTTTTATAGCTGCATGCCAACCACAGAAAGAAGAAATCAATTTTCCCAAAACGGACCTTGCGGTAAACGCATTGATTCCAAAACCCTTAAAAGTTGTTCCGACCCATACGGCTTTTGGACTATCAAAAAATACGGTCATATTAACTTCTTCTGCCAACACCGAACTTGAAGAAGTAGGTCTTTTTCTATCTAACAAGATAAAATCCAAGATTGGTTTGGATATCGATGTCAATATCCTGAACAGTGAAAAGCAGTTTGAACAATTCATTTATATCAATTTGTCCGATAGTATTGATTTAGATTCTCCTGAATCCTATCAGCTGTATATAAAAAAAGATTCCATATTTCTTAATGCGAAAACGGTTTCCGGTGCTTTTAGGGGAGTACAGACCATAAGGCAACTTATCCCAGAAAAAAGTAACGACACGCTTACGGATTACCCATTATGGCCGGTTCCATCTGGGGAAATCTGGGACAAGCCAAAATTTGAATACCGAGGTGCCATGTTAGACGTTGCCAGGCATTTTTTTAGTGTAGAAGACGTTAAAAAATACATGGATGTTTTGGCATATTATAAATACAACGCATTGCACCTACATCTCTCTGACGACCAAGGTTGGCGAATAGAAGTGAAATCTTGGCCAAAGCTTGCTCAAATTGGTGGCAAAACTGAAGTTGGCGGTGGAGAAGGTGGTTTTTATACCCAAGAAGATTATAAAGAATTGGTAAAGTACGCTGCGGAACGTTTTATTACAATTATTCCAGAAATAGATATGCCGGGCCATACCAACGCAGCTTCTGTGAGTTATCCTTTTTTAAACGGAAACGGAAAAAAGCTGAAACCTTACACTGGTATGCGGGTGGGTTTTAGCACTTTTGATACCCGTAAAGACACCGTTTATTCATTCTTGGATGATGTCATCGGTGAAATAGCTGCCATTACTCCAGGTCCTTATTTTCATATTGGAGGCGATGAGAGTTTTGTCACAAAAAAAAGGGATTATAACTATTTTATTGAAAGAGTCGAGGATATCGTTCAAAAGCATGGAAAACAAATGATAGGTTGGGATGAAATTGCACATGCTAAAATTGATTCGACCACTATAGCACAGCACTGGAAGATAACATCGAATGCGATCAAAGCTTTTGAAAACAACAATAAAATAATTTTATCTCCTGGGGAAAAAGCGTATTTGGATATGAAATACGATTCACTTTCCAAGCATGGGTTGCATTGGGCCGGGTACATTCCTGTTGATGTAGCATATAACTGGAATCCGGAAACCTATGTACCAGGACTTCCAAAAGAGGCCATTTTAGGTATTGAAGCACCTCTCTGGTCAGAAACTATTTCTACTATTGAAGAGTTGGAGTATTTGGCGTTCCCAAGGGCCATAGGCTATGCGGAACTAGGATGGTCAACTTCAGAGCATTTAAACTGGGAAGACTATAAAGAGCGATTGGCTAAACAACTGCCCTTTTTAGATATGATGAACATAAAATACTACCCTACTAAACTTGTGGATTGGGAAAAATAA
- a CDS encoding beta-1,6-galactofuranosyltransferase has product MRSKNLFYVSRNYKFSRNAASKPKMDCETILTKVGFKNLGFKQSNHPSSAVGAVISFFGIMKGLLRLPFGSIFCMQYPLSKFFNLVVFFASFKKCTLIIIVHDVKFLMGKRKDAAGEIRKFNKADYLIVHNESMKKWFEENGCKAKMVTNEIFDYIHPITKEIPKNDSMPVEVVFAGGLGKEKSEFLYSTDNLGHENYVLKLYGGGFNKEAVDPSSSILDYQGVFSPDEVIDKISGSFGLVWNGNSIDECSGEFGKYLQYNNPHKTSLYLLCGLPVIIWKKAAMAKFIEKENLGLTIDSLSDLEKTLDQLSNEDYSTIMKNVKIARTKIAKGHYLKAAMEKVLQLHFNDI; this is encoded by the coding sequence ATGCGATCTAAAAATCTTTTCTATGTTTCAAGAAATTATAAGTTTTCTAGAAACGCCGCTTCCAAACCAAAAATGGATTGCGAGACTATTTTGACGAAAGTGGGCTTTAAAAATTTAGGTTTCAAACAAAGTAACCACCCAAGTTCTGCTGTTGGTGCCGTTATAAGCTTTTTTGGTATCATGAAAGGTCTTCTTCGTTTGCCTTTTGGCTCTATATTTTGTATGCAGTATCCATTGAGCAAATTTTTTAATCTGGTTGTTTTTTTTGCTTCTTTTAAAAAATGTACGCTTATCATTATTGTCCATGATGTTAAATTCTTAATGGGGAAAAGAAAAGATGCAGCTGGTGAAATAAGAAAGTTTAATAAAGCTGATTATTTGATAGTGCATAATGAATCCATGAAAAAGTGGTTTGAAGAGAATGGTTGCAAAGCAAAAATGGTAACCAATGAAATATTCGACTATATACACCCTATAACAAAAGAAATTCCTAAAAATGATAGCATGCCTGTTGAAGTTGTTTTTGCAGGAGGTCTGGGTAAAGAAAAAAGCGAGTTTTTATATAGTACGGATAATTTAGGGCATGAAAATTATGTGCTAAAACTATATGGAGGAGGGTTCAACAAGGAAGCTGTTGACCCAAGTTCTTCAATTTTAGATTACCAAGGCGTATTCTCACCAGATGAAGTTATTGACAAAATATCAGGATCTTTTGGCTTGGTATGGAATGGTAATTCGATTGATGAGTGCTCTGGCGAATTTGGTAAATACCTGCAATACAATAACCCGCACAAGACATCATTGTATTTGCTCTGTGGGTTGCCTGTAATCATCTGGAAAAAAGCGGCAATGGCCAAATTCATAGAAAAAGAAAACTTAGGGCTGACCATAGATTCTTTAAGTGATTTAGAAAAGACCTTGGACCAACTATCCAACGAAGATTATTCGACAATCATGAAAAATGTAAAAATCGCCAGAACTAAAATAGCCAAAGGTCATTATTTGAAAGCTGCAATGGAAAAAGTCTTGCAGCTTCACTTCAATGATATTTGA
- the def gene encoding peptide deformylase — protein MILPIVAYGDPVLRKVAKDITQDYPKLNDLVENMWETMYNARGVGLAAPQIGLPIRLFLVDTTPFSDDEDLSAEEQKALDGFKKVFINAKIEEETGDEWDFNEGCLSIPDIREDVKRKPKIRISYLDENFKVHTETYDGLLARVIQHEYDHIEGILFTDKLSSLKKRLLKSRLDKISKGKISIEYRMRFPSIKKAR, from the coding sequence ATGATTTTACCCATAGTTGCTTACGGAGACCCCGTTTTACGGAAAGTCGCAAAAGACATAACGCAAGACTATCCAAAACTGAACGATTTGGTCGAAAATATGTGGGAGACCATGTACAATGCCCGTGGTGTGGGTTTGGCGGCTCCCCAGATAGGATTGCCTATCCGCTTATTTTTGGTAGATACCACGCCTTTTTCAGATGACGAAGATCTAAGTGCAGAAGAGCAAAAAGCATTGGATGGATTTAAAAAAGTATTCATCAATGCAAAAATTGAAGAAGAAACTGGGGATGAGTGGGACTTTAATGAGGGATGCCTAAGTATTCCCGATATTCGTGAAGATGTAAAACGCAAACCAAAAATTAGGATAAGCTATCTTGATGAGAACTTCAAAGTACATACCGAAACTTATGATGGATTATTGGCAAGAGTAATTCAACATGAGTATGACCATATTGAAGGTATTCTCTTTACGGATAAGCTTTCTTCACTTAAAAAGCGACTTTTAAAAAGTAGGTTGGACAAGATTTCCAAGGGAAAAATCAGCATAGAGTATAGAATGCGTTTTCCAAGCATAAAAAAAGCACGTTAA
- a CDS encoding DUF5606 domain-containing protein, protein MALDKILSIGGKPGLFKLLTQTRTGFVGESLLDGKRITVGMRSNVSVLSEIAIYTLEEEIPLREVFQKMKDKEEGKKTSISHKAEKIALEEYFFEVLPNYDEDRVYASDIKKIIQWYNILVDNKIDDFSSKDEEDVPVTSDEEE, encoded by the coding sequence ATGGCATTGGACAAGATTTTATCGATTGGTGGTAAACCTGGACTTTTTAAGTTGTTGACCCAGACTAGAACTGGTTTTGTTGGGGAATCGCTACTAGATGGAAAACGCATTACCGTTGGAATGCGCAGTAATGTAAGTGTTCTTTCCGAAATAGCCATTTATACCCTGGAAGAAGAAATACCACTGAGAGAGGTCTTTCAAAAAATGAAGGACAAGGAAGAAGGAAAAAAAACAAGCATCAGCCACAAAGCTGAAAAGATTGCACTTGAGGAATATTTCTTTGAAGTATTACCAAATTATGATGAGGATAGGGTATATGCCAGTGATATAAAGAAGATTATTCAATGGTACAATATCCTTGTTGATAATAAAATAGATGATTTTTCTTCTAAGGATGAAGAGGACGTACCCGTTACTTCCGATGAGGAAGAATAG
- the glf gene encoding UDP-galactopyranose mutase, translated as MSKNREYDYLIVGAGLFGAVFAHEATKKSKKCLVIDKRNHLGGNTYCESIEGINVHKYGAHIFHTNDKFIWDYVNSFVPFNRYTNSPLANYKGALYNLPFNMNTFHQLWNVKTPDEAKAIIDKQTKEHKTKRPTNLEEQALSLVGKDIYEKLIKGYTEKQWGRKATQLPAFIIKRLPLRFTFDNNYFNDTYQGIPIGGYNMLTNGLLNGIECRTGIDFFEDRKSLSNLADNIVFTGKIDEFYDYSLGRLEYRSLEFKHKILKKSNFQGNAVVNYTDASIPYTRILEHKHFEFGNQENTIITEEYPLEASIKNEPYYPINDTKNTNLYKAYKEMSEKDQVIFGGRLAEYKYYDMHQIIGAALARTKKIFN; from the coding sequence ATGTCCAAAAATCGAGAATACGACTACCTAATTGTTGGTGCCGGGCTTTTTGGTGCCGTTTTTGCACATGAAGCAACCAAAAAAAGTAAGAAGTGCTTAGTAATCGACAAACGTAATCATCTTGGTGGAAATACCTACTGTGAAAGCATTGAAGGTATAAATGTCCATAAATACGGAGCTCATATATTCCATACAAATGATAAATTCATTTGGGACTATGTGAATAGTTTTGTTCCCTTTAACAGATATACAAATTCCCCTTTGGCCAATTATAAAGGAGCTCTCTACAATCTACCGTTCAATATGAATACTTTCCACCAACTTTGGAACGTAAAAACACCAGATGAAGCTAAAGCAATAATTGACAAACAAACCAAAGAACACAAAACAAAACGACCAACCAATCTTGAAGAACAGGCACTTTCCTTGGTTGGAAAAGATATTTATGAGAAACTGATAAAGGGATACACAGAAAAGCAGTGGGGAAGAAAGGCAACACAACTTCCCGCTTTTATTATTAAAAGGCTGCCCCTGCGTTTTACGTTCGACAATAATTATTTTAACGACACCTACCAAGGCATACCCATTGGCGGATACAATATGCTTACAAATGGACTATTAAATGGAATTGAATGCAGAACTGGAATTGATTTTTTTGAAGATAGAAAAAGCTTAAGCAACTTAGCCGACAACATTGTTTTTACCGGAAAAATAGATGAATTCTATGACTATTCTCTCGGTAGATTGGAATATAGAAGCTTAGAATTTAAACACAAAATTTTAAAGAAGTCCAATTTTCAGGGGAACGCTGTTGTAAACTATACAGATGCCAGCATTCCCTACACACGCATCTTAGAACATAAGCACTTTGAATTTGGCAATCAAGAAAATACCATTATCACAGAAGAATACCCTTTAGAAGCCTCAATAAAAAATGAACCATATTATCCCATCAACGATACTAAAAATACCAATTTATACAAAGCTTATAAGGAAATGTCCGAAAAAGATCAGGTTATTTTTGGAGGTAGACTGGCTGAGTATAAGTATTATGACATGCACCAAATTATTGGAGCCGCTTTGGCCAGAACCAAAAAAATATTCAATTAA